The genomic DNA CCGCAGATCGAGACTTCTGGGTTATGGACTTCTGACCCGTGTAGGACTTGAAAAGGTGTATTCAAACCGACTCTAATTTATATGcaattaataatggtaataggactgagtggagtccaattgaCCTGAATCATAccagtgattaacaaaatcggacgactgCGTAAATCGAGTCCAATTTGTtcaatcacgagtatgattacaaatcaaattggacgacacaaagtcctgttaccaattaatcataatcattacaatttccgagaaagcaaaattaatgtattcCTGTTTCAAtgtttgtccattttggaaaatccccagtttctCTCGGGTAGGGTAAggggttgttgctatggttattgtgataaattatgtgattggtggattaacctgagtgcacttaatgtgattggctgatgtaactgtccgatttcaggtatccgattacagccaactgtccgatttcactgtccgatttcaaccctacacaataattagtaaaaaaataaagtagttaatacaccaatcaaatttgagaaaattataatggttatgattaaacGGATAACAGTTactttgttttatatttgtttgtttgtttttcgaaaattACTTATGCTCTGTTCACTTTATTTGGATGTAGCAATCACgttttactttcttgttgtgaAGTCGGTGCAATTCTTTCCCTTCATTTCGCTTTTGGTAATTTTCCGAAGACGAGTCAATCGCCTTATCCCCTTCCCTTTAAGTCATCGAGACTCTTATTGTGGGTGTCACCTTTTGTCTTGGAAGTAACGCATTCAAAAGACCAAGAATTCCCGGTTCATCGTGTTTCTCAAAAGTCACAGAAATCAATAGTTTTCTTCTGTTGTCGACGGATGAAATAACGTTCCCTTGGTCAGTTTTCAAGGTGCCTGCTTCCCACCCTAGGAGACTCCCCTCGAGATACCACGAAGTTCTTGCAGATGTTCTATCCCCGTCATCAGAAGATGTTTTGTTGCTCAACTCTGGTGATGCGATATGGTTTGCATATTTTTTACTCCTTAAATCAATCCCCTTACTGCATCCCTTACCACGTTTCTCAAGTCGACGAGCCAAGTTCAAAATCTTCAATTCGTTGTCTTGTTTTATGGCCAGAAGCCTTTCAATTTCCTTGCTCTTGTCCTCAATTTCTTGTCGAAGTGAATCGACTTCATAGCGTTGTCCTTCTTGGGCGCTTGCGTTCAGATCAATCTGGTCTTCCTCCTTCTCTTTTCCCCTCCCCTCGAGTTCTTGAGTAATTTCTGCAATATCGTCCGTAATCTCCCGAGGCAACGCAAAGGCTTCAACGCTGATTTCTTCATTCTGGAATTCCACCAGACCCTTTCCACGTGTGGATCCAAGTGTCCTTTCTGTATCTCGATTTGATTCTCGTTCCATCATTTCTCTCAAGCTTTTCAATTCCTTATCCTTTTGGGTGATTTCTCTTCGAAGTCCAACGACCTCATTTCTAAGTTGTTCATTTTCACTTCTCTTTAAAGACTCTTCTGCTTTCTTCAACTTTAACTCTCTTTCCGCGACATGTCTCAGTTGCCTCTCTTCCTGTAGCTTTCCTTCAAGTTTTATAATTGTATCCCGATTTTCTTTCTCCATTCGGTCCTTTTGCTGTCCCTctgcctttaatttttttaaccctGTTTCAGCTTGGGTCAATTTTAAGGTGAGCCCCTCCTCAATGTCGTGTTTCTCCTTTCGAAACCTTTCCTCCATTTCTATTATTTCCCTTCTGCTTTCTTCTTTTACACATAATATTTGACTTCTTAGCTTCATTTCACATTCAGATTTCAGCTTTTCTGTGAAAGCTTCTATCTTTCGACGGCTATGCCACGCCGATTCAATTCGATTTCTTACTTCGATCTGAAGGCTTTCTAAATTTTCTTCTGCCTCTCTTAATCTATGGACAAATTGCTCTAGCTGTCGTTTACCCTTTTTAGACTTGGTCACAATCTCGGGTTTCTCACGCCGGGCTTCCTCTTTCCTCTCATGAGACATTTCTCTGATAAAAATCTTTGGATACTGCGTAATAACCCTTCCTTCAGTTTTTGCAACATTGCCGTGGCCTTCTGTAACCATCAATGGTCGGGTTATGAccacatttcttttaaattcaTCATTAAGAGACTGGAGATTCCTTTCAGAGGCTTCCAAACGAAGGTTGAAATAACTGTCTAGCTGAGATTGGTCGTTCTTCCTTGTCGTATCCAATTGTTGGTTTTCGCTGACTACTTCATGGACAATCCCTTCAAGGTCGTCTCCATAACTTGTACGATCTTCCTGTTCAAAACTTTCAGCCATGTTTTGCAGTTCCTTAGTCCCTCgtattgattttaaaaataattgatCTTTAAGGCACTTTTCCTCGTCTTCCAAGCATTCCCCCATTGGCATGTTTCGCTTTGTCAAGATCTCTTGAAATACTGGGGTTCCTTCTTCCTTTGTTTCCTCTCCTTCGGTGTGATTGCTGCTCTGAATTCCCTGTAAAAATTGCTGCATTTTATTCTCGAAATATAGTTCTAACTCGAATCTTTCTCTTTCGAAAAAAGTCAACAATTCATCAATTTCTTCCGAGTCGACGTTTCCGCGAGATACGCTTGATTGTTTTTGCCATTTCCCGAATGATGAAGTTAACTCGTCGAAAGTAGCAGTGTGTTTAGAATCAAATTCAGGATGTTTCACAGGCTCACCGCCTTTCTGGTTCATTCTGCCGAGTGTCAGGGATGTTGACATTCAGCAAAAGAAATATTTCACTACTCTATACACTATATCCTCCTTTCACGGACTAGTCGATGATTTTCGAGCAGCAATGTGGTATCCCACAGCATCGTCTATCTATCATATGCGATGTTGTGGTAAAATCCGCACGGCCTCTAAATAAGTCATCCGATGGATGTTGTTCTTAAGTAAACCATAATTTATCCGTAATATCATGTTTTTAAAATGGTGGCTGATAGCAATCGGTGATGTACAAACACCACGAATTTTAAGGCTGtaattttccttcaattttCACTACGTCCCGTAACCCGTCGAATACGCCACGGTTTACTGTGACGCACGCTGGTTCTATTttaaacacaacaacaacaactactccACGAACGTAAAATTCAGGATTCTCCATACTGAGTAAACCTCATTTAACTCAGAAGAGtattaaaaagtttttcttgACATTTGACAAGTCCGAGaattataaaaaattaatttcgagGCTTTTGCCACCATAAACCTCGAAATAAACCAGAAACGCCACGCAGTTCGTCCATGGGGAAAAAATAATGATACTAATAATGGTCACGAAGAATAGTGACTAATGTGGACATAATTGCATGGACTACTTTTGACAGCATAAACAGAGACGTTCTGTTCTAGATTCTTCATCTGCATGACCTCTCAAACAGGCTAACTGTGGCAATAAAATCTctaaatggagaagtgatcctcagtTGTGTGCAGGTCACCGAATTTGTTGGGCCCGTGTGTTCCCGTGAAATgtcttaattatctctcaaaaatgcatggttacccccaattttctttctggataccaagagtacttactaagatctactttctccggatagttttaaaccgcgcaaaaatatccctgtattagtaagcatctccgataggaaatccgaatagctcaagatgcgcagaacgtatgcgcaataacaatagtaggcaccgtccttaaatgggATTCGATTGcaggacctctgcgatgccggtgcaaacTCAGTTGTGTGCAGGTCACCGAATTTGTTGGGCCCGTGTGTTCCCGTGAAATGTCTCgatgaatttgaaaaatgtatatGTTTGAAGTGTTGGCTATGGATGTCTACCTAAACGCTTGTTATCTCCCTACATGGTTCAACTGCTTTTTCCAACGTTCTAGAGGGAGTTTTACAAGGTGACGCCTTTGCTCCCTTTCCTTTATCACTGAGTTACATTATGCTTTGAACGCTTTCTATAGACACGGGCTGCTATAAAGAAATCACCGTCAAACCTCGAATGACTTCCAGGCAACCCTTCAAACTCCTTAAGCCCCGACTACGCGTTCAAACATTCTTACAAAACACttgttggatcaacaatgttagaacgagtagcatgcatgtttgatgacgtttgttcaattttttttttttggaaaaatgttttgatttcgatcaaacattttcttcaacatacaacaaatgttgaagcgtgtagctgccctttcaacaatgttaATTGCAAAGACTAAACTGACGTGTTTCCAGCAATGTTATTCgcgtatccaacattgttggaagCGTTCTGATAACAATGTTGGGACGTGTTCTTCAGTCTAACGATGTCTGAACGTGTAGCCGGGGCTTTACAGATCTTGATTTTGCCAAAAATATCGCTCACTCTTCTAGCAGACCGCATGGAAAATCCCAACATCTTGTCATAGTCCTTCAAAAAGCGACATTTTTGGGGGACACTaagcattttagaggaaaagtGCAGCATTAAAGTGGGGCATTGTAGTAGGGACTAGGAAATAAAAGCAGAATAGGCAAAAGACTATGGGACGAACCGTATCTACACTTTCGCGTGCACGCTGGTTGTTTCTGTTGGATGACAACGTACAGTTGGCCCCTTGGGAAGGGAAGGTCCAATCAGAAACAATCAATTCCCGACACGGCGGTCACCAGATACCAGCCTGCACTACTatcatttaactccctgaagaagtcaggccgtgataataataataataataataataataataataataataataattattattattattattattattattattatgtgcaaaatttgatttttatttctgatacaaacagcaacattttgttggaaaaaattcaaacaactGTAGTTCCTCTACAGGCCACCCAGCCTCAACCGTgccaaaaaaatataataataataataataataaaataattaataattttattcatagACTATTTACAGAgtcaaaaatatgaatattaaaatatatacccTATGCACTTCCTTCCTGTATACGAAAGAGAATTGTCGAAAAATGACTGTCTAAAAACActactaataacaattataaagCCTCAAAAagatgaaagataaaaaaaataaaaaagataaaaaaagataataataagaTAATAACTTATTCACTTCTAGTGCGCATCTTTACATGACCATACTCAGATGCAACGAAATATCAAtaaatcaaaaatatatatactgtaTATCCTTACAGCCGTACACCGAgccttgcagtattattttgttttaaatcgaCAAATTATTTGCTGCGTAGATCCCCCAAGATCCCTTgcttaaaaaaattatctacAACTACTTCGATTGCTGGATTTGTCGATAGTTTATATTTGAGAGCTAGCGTTTCGAGTTTTTTAATTGATTTACCATAGAATGGTATGAGAAGAAACCTTCGGCTTTCAGCTTGCCTGATACACGGTTTGGAACCAGTGCGATGAGAATTTGTCGGTGAAAATCGTCTCAGGGCTGGACCGGCCCAaaatggcattctcacgtggtATCAGTGGCGTCgaaatttcttcctccgacGCCATCTGAAaccactgaagtcacgtgagaatgccatgtattttattggatgcttgattgaccgagctcagctcgattctcaccaTGGCCGCACAtagtgaggaatttgcctcaagacgccaaaaatatcaaacatgtttgattttctcCTCACGGCCTTACGAGGCGAATTTCCCACCaaaatttccccgcacacgtgaggaaactgctgagcaaaccgcctcgcgaggaaGGTcactcagctctttcctcactgTGAGCGGCGGGTTTATTGGTACGTTCACGTAAACATTGAACACAAAACCCTTCAAATCGCTAAAATTCGTCGTTTTCAGCCACAAGGATGACCACAGACAGCACCTCACGTAAAAAATACGTTTAATTTGTTATATgtgtttataataataataataataataataataataataatacgaatAATCGTAGAAaggtcacccccccccccccagtttGTTTGGGTAAAGGAAAGGCAATTCATCCCCCCAGTCACAAAACCAAAGCGACTTACAATATTTCTAACATGCTGTATGCTAAGAGACCCTTgcccgagttgtcgattcgtttaAATAGCGGCGTTATCACGAAAGTTGgagttttttactgggttgtcatatggcaatccagtcggaaaatCGGTcgagttattattattttttccccGTATCGGGAAAATGGAAACCTGTCACTCCCCTACTGAGTATTGTTTTTGTGCCTAGAGTATCCTGCGCGtatctaatctcgtacccagatctcactctgtcactggaaatgtgagatctggtaaagttcgacagtacaccatttttcattggctactaaaaaaaggttgcggcaatgcaatctacgctccgattggcttatttcgcggggcacttaatgaaggtttggttttcgcaagctcatgtgctgttttgaataaatgtcagttgtgcggaggaaagttttgtttttccgacgccggaaaagctttacagttgaggaaaatcattttaaaatttgcgacgtttgtgtaaatggtaccgacgaaagccccacgtaccctgccactcgaataattaaagttctgcgtagcttgctacgcgttacgcagaaactaatatattcaagttgaagtatgtaatttattcaaaacagtgtttctcgttcttaaagcgtgactcgcgaattaagtagtgatcaattgtgaattttacggttagattaactacatttttcacgagatcgtgtcaagaaaatagcactcgttgcagtgattaggtctaagcactcttttacattttcgctttcaatttacggtttggccaactaaacttttcacaagattgtgtgaagaaaatagcactcgtttactgattaaaccaaagcgttagtttcagtgattagtcctgaaccctctttaacattttagctttcgaTTTagagtttggctaactacactttgcacgagatcgtgtgaagaaaatagcattcgtttattgattaagcctcagcgttcgtttcagtgattctgcaaattgctccgacaattaaacaatctcgaccgttcaaaaacaatcgcctgtagcgcttctttctgtttcggcttaagtttaaggtttccttgtcctctacccaaaagaatctcctCAAGAATAccctcgaaatccatgtttattccgcaaaatcacccaaaatcacaacagagagtacgaacatgcgcagtgatagaaaagcccgtatttcgggcctcgctggcactgagcatgctcgaaatcgaactttaccagatcttccttccgtatgaccatggaagatctgggtacgagattagcgcGTATTTATTCTCGTCCCCATCgcccttttcgtttctcttagtcggcggggccttggcacgagaaaacgaagggcccttcgttttctcgtgccaaggccccgccgactaagagaaacgaaaagggcGATAGGGACGAGAATGGTATCTTTGGTAAtatctttggtaggtttcaggtggtagtggaaatgcgtagattttattaCATGGACATAGTACAAACAATGGCCACGAAGccgatgtaacgcgaatggtgttttattgggtcTTATTCTGACCCTTTTAGAGCTTAATAAAGGAACGCCAATTCGATAAACAATACAAGctgtgaaaaatgaatatctggaatcttaaaaacgACGAATAATGCgattcaacaacaattgcatctttcgccttCGGATATCAATATTTTTCTGACCGTGgagttatgtacaacactgaaaccaaatggcaaattctctggtaactttttctggctggatatgggtttaacaaactcagaGAAAGAATTGAGCACCTTGAATGCATCAGGCTATGTTTACATCTGAgccacgcaccggtggctcagttggttgagcaccgggctgtcacgcgggaggtcgtgagttcaactccggccggaccaacactcagggtctttaaataactgaggaaaaagtgctgcctttgtaattacatctgcaaatggttagactctctagtcttctcggataaggacgataagccggaggtcccgtctcacaacccttcaatgttcataatcctgtgggacgtaaaagaacccgcacacttgtcgcaaagagtagggtatGTAGTTCCCGGTATTGTGGTCTGTCTGCTGTGGTGTaccatggttgggagggtagctacaccaagctactctaaaatccgagggtaaataaagatgtatgtatgtatatatggtgGACCGTAACGGACATGGCAGTTCATGATCAGTTTTGCGGCTTTCAATTTTCAAACTGGAAATTTTGAGTTTGCAAACTCGCAATTTGAGTTTACAAACCGGTTGGTGTAAAATACAAACTGCAGACAAGGGGTCAAATGaagactaaggttataatgcAAGTGAttaaaaagcccaaaccctttagaagtgctaactttaggcctaattaggcacaAACAATACGTGGGTtaaaatgtgatacgcgaggatgttttataaagatgacaggaattttttctttctgacaaatgattaataggtagctaagcttttaacgtcagaaaaagatcttttttgtcattatagtgtaaaatgaagtttatttgggatgCCAACAATGGTTTCCTTaagttcctggttaatccaatttattgctacgacttaccaGTGCGaatattgtttacattactaatGCTTTTCGGGAATTtagagtgtcatgaaattacatcattatgCGTGACATGGCCCCTTTAACACGAAGATTTTttacaatatatcgctttaatctaacccaaaaacattcagatagtaaaaaaagTCATATTTATTAActatttcctttgcttttgtgcttgtacgtgagcattgtgatttgcgataaatCAGGTTTAGAGTTTCAATTacaactctgttttgattgggctGTCAACCTCATGATTGTggaaatagttcaccctgaagtcaaaaatACAGCtgaaatagatacgtttctcaggaacccgacaaagaaggcttcctgacccgccAGATGacatgtaaatattcagttaaatattacaacaaaatttaaaaaccaaagaCAGAcctttcttggctaaaaagttcgtatatttttgacaaaacatcatgaccttccccTTGATTCATACAAGTCAGACACCGCAGaaatttagtgtttttacgatcgattgtcattaatctttcgatgagaattcgatacAGAGTTATGTATAAAagctatgttatttttttgttgatatGTCTTTTCGCTTGCCTTTTACTATGAACTCAGCgacttttacggtactttttggtgcaaacgtta from Montipora capricornis isolate CH-2021 chromosome 2, ASM3666992v2, whole genome shotgun sequence includes the following:
- the LOC138033552 gene encoding trichohyalin-like, which translates into the protein ITTISLPKFTPSRKTKGPSFSRAKAPPTKRNEKGDGDENKYALISMNQKGGEPVKHPEFDSKHTATFDELTSSFGKWQKQSSVSRGNVDSEEIDELLTFFERERFELELYFENKMQQFLQGIQSSNHTEGEETKEEGTPVFQEILTKRNMPMGECLEDEEKCLKDQLFLKSIRGTKELQNMAESFEQEDRTSYGDDLEGIVHEVVSENQQLDTTRKNDQSQLDSYFNLRLEASERNLQSLNDEFKRNVVITRPLMVTEGHGNVAKTEGRVITQYPKIFIREMSHERKEEARREKPEIVTKSKKGKRQLEQFVHRLREAEENLESLQIEVRNRIESAWHSRRKIEAFTEKLKSECEMKLRSQILCVKEESRREIIEMEERFRKEKHDIEEGLTLKLTQAETGLKKLKAEGQQKDRMEKENRDTIIKLEGKLQEERQLRHVAERELKLKKAEESLKRSENEQLRNEVVGLRREITQKDKELKSLREMMERESNRDTERTLGSTRGKGLVEFQNEEISVEAFALPREITDDIAEITQELEGRGKEKEEDQIDLNASAQEGQRYEVDSLRQEIEDKSKEIERLLAIKQDNELKILNLARRLEKRGKGCSKGIDLRSKKYANHIASPELSNKTSSDDGDRTSARTSWYLEGSLLGWEAGTLKTDQGNVISSVDNRRKLLISVTFEKHDEPGILGLLNALLPRQKVTPTIRVSMT